The genomic region GGTCGCCCTGCTCTTCGCTTGCGGACGGACCCACTGGGCGCAAAGGGCGGCGACATCCACCCCCGAAGGGACGACTGGTACGGCGACCCGCGTCGATCATCAAGGAATACCGGGCAGGAAAAACGCGCCGGGATCAGCGGGCGCGCAGCTCGGCCAGGAACAGGTCGAGTTCCTTCATGAACTCCGGCAGCAGGTTCTCCTCGCCGCGAATCTTGCGCACGACCTCGCCCTTGCGAAACACGATGCCTGACCCGCGCCCGCCCGCAATGCCGATGTCGGCCTCGCGCGCCTCGCCGGGGCCGTTCACCACGCAGCCCATCACCGCCACCTTGAACACCTCGGGCACGTCGCGCAGGCGCTTCTGCACCTCTTCGGCAAGGGCGATAAGCCCTATCTCCGTGCGGCCGCAGGTGGGGCAGCTGATGACCTCCGGCCCGCGCTGGCGCAGCCCCAGGGAGCGCAAAATCTCGTAGGCCACGCCGATCTCGGCCACGGGGTCGTGGGTAAGCGACACGCGCAAGGTGTCGCCGATGCCCTGGAACAGCAACACGCCCAGGCCCACGGCGCTCTTGACCGCGCCGGGCAGCAGCGTGCCCGCCTCGGTGACGCCGATGTGCAGGGGGTAGTCCACACGGTCGGACAACAGCCGGTAGGCCTCGATGGTGTGCAGCACGCTGGAGGACTTGAGGGAGATCTTGATGTCGTAAAAGCCGCGGCGCTCCAGCATCCCCACATGCCCCAACGCGCTTTCCACCATGGCCTGGGGCGTTGGCCCGCCATAGCGCGCCAGCAGATCCTTTTCCACGGAGCCGCTGTTGACGCCGATGCGGATGGGCGCGGCGCGCTCGGCCGCGGCGCGCACCACTGTGTCCACCTTGGCCTCGCCGCCGATGTTGCCAGGATTGATGCGCAGGCCGTCGATGCCCGCCTCAAGAGCCATGAGGGCCAGGCGATGGTCGAAGTGGATATCCGCGATGAGCGGCACCGGGGACGCCTCGCGGATGGCGGCCAGGGAGGCGGCGGCCTGCTCGTCGGGCACGGCCAGGCGCACGATCTCGCACCCGGCGCGGGCCAGTTCGGCCACCTGGGCCGAGGCCGCGGCCACGTCGCGCGTGTCCACATTGGTCATGCTCTGCACGCGCACGGGGTTGTCCCCGCCCACGCCCACCGTTCCCACCTTGATCGCGCGTGTGTTCTTGCGTTTCAGCATGGGGCGGTCGTACCCCTTTTCGCGGCCACAGCCAAGGGGCATGGACCCAAAACGCGGCGCGCACCGCTTGACGCATGGCCTGGGGCCAGCTTACGTAGGCAGGGTCGCAATCCAGGCGGGCACTCGGCCCAGGGGAGGAACGTCATGGCCAACGGCGCGGGCGCAGCGGGAGGCCGCAGCGCATTTTCCAGGCTGGGACTTCTGGCGCGCTTCAGCCTGCTTCTGGACAAGGCCGACGACCGGCAGATCGACGAGGGTCTGCGCGCCGGGGCGCAGCTCAAAGGGGCCACGCCGTGGATCCTCATGCTGGCCATCTTCGTGGCGTCCATAGGGCTGAACACCAATTCCACGGCGGTCATCATCGGGGCCATGCTCATCTCGCCGCTCATGGGGCCCATCATGGGCATCGGCTACGGGGTGGGCATCTACGACTTCGAGCTGGTGCGGCGCTCCTTCGCGGGGCTTGGCGTGGCAACGGGCATCAGCCTGGCCACCTCGGCCCTGTACTTCTCGCTCTCGCCCCTCACCGGCGAGCAAAGCGAGCTTCTGGCCCGCACCTCGCCCAGCATCTGGGACGTGCAGATCGCGCTTTTCGGCGGCCTGGCGGGCATCATCGGCTCCACCCGCAAGGAAAAGAGCAACGTCATCCCCGGCGTGGCCATCGCCACCGCCCTCATGCCGCCCCTGTGCACGGCGGGCTTCGGCCTGGCCAAGGGCAACTGGGCCTTCTTTTTCGGGGCCTTCTATCTCTTCGCCATCAACAGCGTGTTCATCGCCCTGGCCACCACGGCCATGACCCGCGCCCTGAACCTGCCCCGGCACACCTATGTGGACAAGGCCGTGCAGGCGCGCGTGCGGCGGCTGCTGGTGGCGGTGGCGCTCCTCACGGCGCTGCCCAGCGTGTACCTGGCCTGGCGCATGGTGGGCGAAGAGCTGTTCAGCGCCAAAGCGCGGGCCTTCATCGCCCGCGAATTCGCCTTCCCCGGCACGCATCTGCTGGAGACCAGCGTT from Humidesulfovibrio mexicanus harbors:
- the ispG gene encoding flavodoxin-dependent (E)-4-hydroxy-3-methylbut-2-enyl-diphosphate synthase, translated to MLKRKNTRAIKVGTVGVGGDNPVRVQSMTNVDTRDVAAASAQVAELARAGCEIVRLAVPDEQAAASLAAIREASPVPLIADIHFDHRLALMALEAGIDGLRINPGNIGGEAKVDTVVRAAAERAAPIRIGVNSGSVEKDLLARYGGPTPQAMVESALGHVGMLERRGFYDIKISLKSSSVLHTIEAYRLLSDRVDYPLHIGVTEAGTLLPGAVKSAVGLGVLLFQGIGDTLRVSLTHDPVAEIGVAYEILRSLGLRQRGPEVISCPTCGRTEIGLIALAEEVQKRLRDVPEVFKVAVMGCVVNGPGEAREADIGIAGGRGSGIVFRKGEVVRKIRGEENLLPEFMKELDLFLAELRAR
- a CDS encoding DUF389 domain-containing protein — encoded protein: MANGAGAAGGRSAFSRLGLLARFSLLLDKADDRQIDEGLRAGAQLKGATPWILMLAIFVASIGLNTNSTAVIIGAMLISPLMGPIMGIGYGVGIYDFELVRRSFAGLGVATGISLATSALYFSLSPLTGEQSELLARTSPSIWDVQIALFGGLAGIIGSTRKEKSNVIPGVAIATALMPPLCTAGFGLAKGNWAFFFGAFYLFAINSVFIALATTAMTRALNLPRHTYVDKAVQARVRRLLVAVALLTALPSVYLAWRMVGEELFSAKARAFIAREFAFPGTHLLETSVSPKTRELTVTLVGEPVAQTTLQDVRARLSEAGLAGAALRVFQTREPVDVLASQGDDADKATLLARKLLAEREAAITRLKGELAARDAPWLDHAQDMASELAAQWPGIKDVVIGAGTTTETVGALGEAAATAAHGKTKRPATPGEAVLSAPPEEQNAAAEQPPGPDTAFLSATMTRRPSTAERKRMEAWFQARTKAPAVRVQIGVAPPPRKAKRG